The following are from one region of the Aquirufa lenticrescens genome:
- the rhaT gene encoding L-rhamnose/proton symporter RhaT — translation MGSILGLFFHSLGGFASGSFYIPYRKIQVWSWESAWIVGGVFSWLIVPVLAAWLTIPDFMGIIQTIDSDTFFWTFVFGVLWGIGGLTFGLAMRYLGMSLGMSIALSLCSIFGALVPPIYREIAGVNGDTISHIVGSTGGQVVLLGILVCVFGIFLCGKAGMMKEGELSQEQKQETIKEFSLTKGLIVATISGLCSACFNFGIEAGKDMADVAVAKGCDPLFQNNVIFIVVLWGGFLTNFVYCMYLNFSNKTFGDYLNAAAPLRMNYLFAAIAGTTWFLQFFFYGMGESKLGNGASSWILHMATIIITSNFWGLYFKEWKGVSSKTMRTVIGGIIVILISVIIVGIGNSIH, via the coding sequence ATGGGTTCAATTTTAGGTCTTTTCTTTCATTCATTAGGCGGTTTCGCCTCGGGTAGTTTTTATATCCCTTATCGCAAGATTCAAGTGTGGTCTTGGGAAAGCGCTTGGATTGTAGGAGGTGTCTTTTCTTGGTTAATTGTGCCTGTTTTGGCAGCATGGTTAACTATTCCTGATTTTATGGGCATCATTCAAACGATTGACTCAGACACCTTTTTCTGGACTTTTGTTTTTGGTGTATTGTGGGGAATTGGTGGATTGACGTTTGGTTTAGCCATGCGCTATTTAGGGATGTCCTTAGGAATGTCGATTGCCTTAAGTTTGTGCAGTATTTTTGGTGCTTTAGTACCACCTATTTATAGAGAAATCGCTGGAGTAAATGGCGACACTATATCACATATTGTAGGAAGTACGGGAGGCCAAGTGGTTTTATTGGGGATTTTGGTCTGTGTATTTGGAATTTTTCTTTGTGGAAAAGCGGGGATGATGAAGGAGGGAGAGTTATCTCAAGAGCAAAAGCAAGAGACCATCAAAGAGTTTAGTTTAACTAAAGGTTTAATTGTTGCGACAATCTCCGGTTTATGTTCCGCTTGTTTTAATTTCGGGATTGAAGCGGGGAAAGATATGGCAGATGTGGCGGTAGCGAAAGGGTGTGATCCCTTGTTTCAAAACAATGTCATCTTTATTGTGGTATTATGGGGCGGCTTTCTAACAAATTTTGTGTATTGCATGTATTTAAACTTCTCGAATAAGACATTTGGAGATTATTTGAATGCTGCTGCGCCTTTAAGAATGAATTACCTATTTGCTGCTATAGCCGGTACTACTTGGTTCCTGCAATTTTTTTTCTATGGTATGGGAGAAAGTAAATTAGGGAATGGAGCTAGTTCATGGATATTGCACATGGCCACTATTATTATTACGTCTAATTTCTGGGGACTTTACTTCAAAGAATGGAAAGGAGTTTCATCTAAAACAATGCGTACCGTTATCGGTGGTATTATAGTTATTCTGATCTCAGTTATTATCGTAGGTATTGGTAATTCTATTCATTAA